In Actinomyces weissii, a genomic segment contains:
- a CDS encoding YciI family protein, with protein sequence MSKIFAVEYRYVTDQDEAMAEVRPSHRAFNGELAKQGRLLAAGPYVGTHDALIVVRADDAAGALALLEDDPFNQAGFIAERTPREWNPVIGLLA encoded by the coding sequence ATGAGCAAGATCTTCGCGGTCGAGTACCGCTACGTGACCGACCAGGACGAGGCCATGGCGGAGGTGCGCCCCAGCCACCGCGCCTTCAACGGGGAGCTGGCCAAGCAGGGCAGGCTGCTGGCGGCCGGCCCCTACGTGGGCACCCATGACGCCCTGATCGTGGTGCGTGCCGACGACGCCGCCGGTGCGCTCGCCCTGCTGGAGGACGACCCCTTCAACCAGGCCGGGTTCATCGCCGAGCGCACGCCGCGGGAGTGGAACCCGGTTATCGGCCTGCTCGCCTGA
- a CDS encoding HAD-IC family P-type ATPase, whose product MEEHSKPVEAQLQGLSRAQVAERVARGQTNAYKERTSRSAAQILRANVLTIFNAILGVALVVVLVVGNWRDALFGFVLLLNTATGTVAEVRAKRALDRLAVLDAPSAYVVREGQETQVDVADIVLDDVLRLRSGQQVPADGVVLETSGLEVDESILTGESVAVRPAAGGRVMSGTTVTAGSALVRTTAVGDSSYAHRLAREARRYSVVTSELQQGTNRVLGWISWVIVPVALLLVWSQMRQLGGVQQALAGDQWRVALVAGVAGVVGMVPQGLVLLTSVNFATASMKLARQRVLVQELPAVEVLARVDTLCLDKTGTITTGGITLSEVLPLAADGSPCSAEGADGSVPGEVVEALAALAGGEARNATAEAIGEALAAGRLGEAGRTAAPQPEQSVPFSSARKWSAVRVDGVTWVLGAPEIVLGAAEGQAAARCLEAVQQIADGGVRVVGLARSAQDCRQPEAGEAELPPALCPAALVVLTEQVRPDASQTLAYFREQGVRAKVISGDNPTTVAAVARRAGLTREDGEPLVALDARELPADESDPQAAAALAQAIEDADVLGRVTPEQKRAFVRVLKAGGHVVAMTGDGVNDALALKDADLGIAMGNGAPATKAVARLVLLNGEFSALPGVVAEGRRVMANTERIASLFLSKTVYASLIAVVVSITAIAYPFLPRQLTIVSSLTIGVPAFVLALAPSRRRYQEGFLARVLSLAVPAGLLAGTCTLAAHTWLVWSGVDGTQVTTGSTLVLVACGLALLTLTARPLLGWRLGLILLMGVLAVLGVLVPQARDFFSLAWPTEPTWLIVGTMTGCALTGMGLVSLVQGRVEAWLGLRVGDQDDAAASPVVPAAPGA is encoded by the coding sequence TTGGAGGAGCACAGCAAGCCGGTTGAGGCGCAGCTGCAGGGGCTGAGCCGGGCGCAGGTGGCTGAGCGGGTGGCGCGGGGGCAGACCAATGCCTACAAGGAGCGCACCTCGCGCTCGGCCGCCCAGATTCTGCGGGCCAATGTGCTCACCATCTTCAACGCGATCCTGGGGGTGGCCCTGGTGGTCGTGCTGGTGGTCGGCAACTGGCGGGACGCCCTGTTCGGCTTCGTGCTGCTGCTGAACACCGCCACGGGCACGGTGGCCGAGGTGCGTGCCAAGCGGGCCCTGGACCGGCTGGCCGTGCTGGACGCCCCTAGCGCCTACGTGGTGCGGGAGGGCCAGGAGACGCAGGTGGACGTCGCCGACATCGTGCTCGACGACGTGCTGCGGCTGCGCTCAGGCCAGCAGGTCCCCGCCGACGGGGTGGTGCTGGAGACCTCCGGCCTGGAGGTGGACGAGTCGATCCTCACCGGCGAGTCGGTGGCTGTGCGGCCAGCGGCTGGGGGCCGGGTGATGTCGGGGACCACGGTGACGGCAGGCAGCGCCCTGGTGCGCACGACGGCGGTGGGGGACAGCTCCTACGCGCACCGCCTGGCGCGGGAGGCCCGACGCTACTCGGTGGTCACCTCCGAGCTGCAGCAGGGCACCAACCGGGTGCTGGGCTGGATCTCCTGGGTGATCGTGCCGGTGGCCCTGCTGCTGGTGTGGTCCCAGATGCGCCAGCTGGGCGGGGTGCAGCAGGCGCTGGCCGGTGACCAGTGGCGGGTGGCTCTGGTGGCGGGGGTGGCCGGGGTGGTGGGCATGGTGCCCCAGGGCCTGGTGCTGCTGACCTCGGTGAACTTCGCGACCGCCTCCATGAAGCTGGCCCGCCAGCGGGTGCTGGTACAGGAGCTGCCGGCGGTCGAGGTGCTGGCCCGGGTGGACACGCTGTGCCTGGACAAGACCGGCACGATCACCACCGGTGGCATCACCTTGTCGGAGGTGCTGCCGCTGGCGGCTGACGGGAGTCCCTGCTCGGCCGAGGGCGCGGATGGCTCCGTGCCTGGGGAGGTGGTGGAGGCCCTGGCCGCCCTGGCTGGCGGGGAGGCGCGTAACGCCACCGCGGAGGCTATCGGGGAGGCGCTGGCGGCGGGACGGCTGGGGGAGGCGGGCCGCACGGCCGCGCCCCAGCCGGAGCAGAGCGTGCCTTTCTCCTCCGCCCGCAAGTGGTCGGCGGTGCGCGTCGACGGCGTGACCTGGGTGCTGGGGGCGCCCGAGATCGTGCTGGGGGCGGCGGAGGGGCAGGCCGCGGCCCGCTGCCTGGAGGCGGTGCAGCAGATCGCTGACGGCGGGGTGCGCGTGGTGGGCCTGGCCCGCTCCGCGCAGGACTGCCGCCAGCCGGAGGCGGGGGAGGCCGAGTTACCGCCAGCCCTGTGCCCGGCGGCCCTGGTGGTGCTCACCGAGCAGGTCCGCCCCGACGCCTCCCAGACCCTGGCCTACTTCCGGGAGCAGGGGGTGCGGGCGAAGGTCATCTCCGGTGACAACCCCACCACCGTGGCCGCCGTCGCCCGCCGCGCGGGCCTGACCCGGGAGGACGGGGAGCCGCTGGTGGCGCTGGACGCCCGCGAGCTGCCAGCGGACGAGTCCGACCCGCAGGCGGCTGCCGCCCTGGCCCAGGCCATTGAGGACGCTGACGTGCTGGGGCGGGTCACCCCCGAGCAGAAGCGGGCCTTTGTGCGGGTGCTCAAGGCCGGGGGCCACGTGGTGGCGATGACGGGTGACGGCGTGAACGACGCCCTGGCCCTTAAGGACGCCGACCTGGGCATCGCCATGGGCAACGGCGCCCCGGCGACCAAGGCGGTGGCCCGCCTGGTGCTCCTGAACGGTGAGTTCTCCGCGCTGCCCGGGGTGGTGGCTGAGGGGCGCCGGGTCATGGCGAATACGGAGCGGATCGCCTCCCTGTTCCTGTCCAAGACGGTCTACGCGAGCCTGATCGCGGTGGTGGTGTCGATCACGGCTATCGCCTACCCGTTCCTGCCGCGCCAGCTGACCATTGTGTCCTCCCTGACGATCGGCGTGCCCGCCTTCGTGCTGGCCCTGGCGCCCTCAAGGCGGCGCTACCAGGAGGGCTTCCTGGCGCGGGTGCTCAGCCTGGCGGTGCCTGCGGGGCTGCTGGCGGGGACCTGCACCCTGGCGGCGCACACCTGGCTGGTGTGGTCCGGTGTGGACGGCACCCAGGTGACCACGGGCTCGACCCTGGTGCTGGTGGCCTGCGGGCTGGCCCTGCTGACCCTGACCGCCCGGCCCCTGCTGGGCTGGCGCCTGGGCCTGATCCTGCTCATGGGGGTGCTGGCGGTCCTGGGGGTCCTGGTGCCGCAGGCCCGCGACTTCTTCAGCCTGGCCTGGCCCACGGAGCCCACCTGGCTCATCGTGGGGACCATGACCGGCTGCGCTCTGACGGGCATGGGGCTGGTCTCCCTGGTGCAGGGGCGCGTGGAGGCCTGGCTGGGTCTGCGCGTCGGGGACCAGGATGACGCCGCGGCCTCACCCGTGGTCCCGGCTGCCCCGGGCGCCTAG
- a CDS encoding TerC family protein — MDVHALGWIALAAVILIMITVDIVGHVKTPHEPTMKEAAWWSVAYIAMAVVFGGIVWAVWGGDYGQQYFAGYVTEKALSIDNLFVFVILISSFRVPRRYQQEVLLAGIIIALVLRLVFILVGAALIERFSWVFYIFGAWLLWTAFQQLLQGKEEPEEHEPEDYQPTGLVRLIGKVVPMTDGFVGGKLVHRHAGRTMITPLLLCVIAIGSADVMFAVDSIPAIYSLTAEPYLVFAANAFSLLGLRQLYFLIDGLLDRLVYLHYGLAAILGFIGFKLVNHALHTNEVSFINGGEHWELLPEPGIGTSLAFILCVIVVTVLASVVASRRQVRQEAQVTADHQV, encoded by the coding sequence TTGGACGTGCACGCACTGGGATGGATCGCCTTGGCGGCGGTCATCCTCATCATGATCACCGTGGACATCGTCGGCCACGTCAAGACGCCGCACGAGCCCACCATGAAGGAGGCTGCCTGGTGGTCGGTGGCCTATATCGCCATGGCGGTGGTCTTCGGCGGCATAGTCTGGGCCGTCTGGGGCGGTGACTACGGGCAGCAGTACTTCGCGGGCTACGTGACCGAGAAGGCGTTGAGCATTGACAACCTATTCGTCTTCGTGATCCTTATCTCCTCCTTCCGGGTGCCGCGGCGCTACCAGCAGGAGGTGCTGCTAGCGGGCATCATTATCGCCCTGGTGCTGCGCCTGGTGTTCATCCTGGTGGGGGCGGCCCTGATCGAGCGCTTCTCCTGGGTCTTCTACATCTTTGGGGCCTGGCTGCTGTGGACCGCCTTCCAGCAGCTGCTGCAGGGCAAGGAGGAGCCGGAGGAGCACGAGCCGGAGGACTACCAGCCCACCGGCCTGGTGCGCCTGATCGGCAAGGTCGTGCCCATGACTGACGGCTTCGTGGGCGGCAAACTGGTGCACCGCCACGCGGGCCGGACCATGATCACGCCGCTGCTGCTGTGCGTGATCGCGATCGGCTCCGCGGACGTCATGTTCGCCGTCGACTCGATCCCCGCGATCTACTCACTCACGGCGGAGCCCTACCTGGTGTTCGCGGCCAACGCCTTCTCCCTGCTGGGCCTGCGGCAGCTGTACTTCCTGATTGACGGCCTGCTGGACCGCCTGGTCTACCTGCACTACGGGCTGGCGGCGATCCTGGGCTTTATCGGCTTCAAGCTGGTCAACCACGCCCTGCACACCAATGAGGTCAGCTTTATCAACGGCGGTGAGCACTGGGAGCTGCTGCCGGAGCCGGGTATCGGCACGTCCCTGGCCTTTATCCTGTGCGTGATCGTGGTGACGGTGCTGGCCTCGGTGGTGGCCTCGCGCCGCCAGGTGCGCCAGGAGGCCCAGGTGACAGCGGACCACCAGGTCTGA
- the uvrB gene encoding excinuclease ABC subunit UvrB → MRPVTDLRRVEKPFEVISPYQPSGDQPTAIAELTRRLRAGEKDIVLLGATGTGKSATTAWLVEQVQRPTLILEPNKTLAAQMAAEFRELLPNNAVEYFVSYYDYYQPEAYVPQTDTFIEKDSSINDEVERLRHSATNSLLTRRDVVVVASVSCIYGLGTPQEYVDRMTSLQVGQEIDRDELLRRFVSMQYTRNDVDFTRGTFRVRGDTIEIIPMYEELAIRIEMFGDEIESLATLHPVTGDVIASTDQVFVFPASHYVAGPERLEKAIDGIQTELAARLRELEGSGRLLEAQRLRMRTTYDLEMLQQIGSCAGVENYSLHIDGRERGTPPNTLLDYFPEDFLLVIDESHVTVPQIGAMYEGDASRKRTLVEHGFRLPSALDNRPLTFTEFEERVGQTVYLSATPGDYETQRSDGVVEQIIRPTGLVDPRIVVKPTQGQIDDLLEEVRQRVDKDERVLVTTLTKRMAEDLTTYLAERGVRVEYLHSDVDTLRRVELLRELRLGRFDVLVGINLLREGLDLPEVSLVSILDADKEGFLRSTRSLIQTIGRAARNVSGEVHMYADKQTPAMREAIEETERRRAKQLAYNAEHGIDPQPLRKKIADVTDMLAREDVDTAELLGTGYRGHEDTRVRAGRRKAAQATARERLAGAAQADLAALLEELTAQMHAAAEDLHFELAARLRDEIQDLKKELRAMRAAD, encoded by the coding sequence ATGCGACCTGTCACCGACCTGCGCCGGGTGGAGAAGCCCTTTGAGGTCATCAGCCCCTACCAGCCCTCCGGGGACCAGCCCACTGCCATCGCCGAGCTGACTCGGCGGCTGCGGGCGGGGGAGAAGGACATCGTCCTGCTGGGGGCCACCGGAACCGGCAAGTCGGCCACCACCGCCTGGCTGGTGGAGCAGGTGCAGCGGCCCACCTTGATCCTGGAGCCGAACAAGACCCTGGCGGCCCAGATGGCAGCGGAGTTCCGCGAGCTGCTGCCGAACAACGCGGTGGAGTACTTCGTCTCCTACTACGACTACTACCAGCCTGAGGCCTACGTGCCCCAGACGGACACCTTCATCGAGAAGGACTCCTCCATCAATGACGAGGTGGAGCGGCTGCGGCACTCGGCCACCAACTCCCTGCTCACCCGCCGCGACGTCGTGGTGGTCGCCTCCGTGTCCTGCATCTACGGCCTGGGCACCCCGCAGGAGTACGTGGACCGTATGACCTCCCTGCAGGTAGGCCAGGAGATCGACCGTGACGAGCTACTGCGCCGCTTCGTGTCCATGCAGTACACCCGCAACGACGTCGACTTCACCCGCGGGACCTTCCGGGTGCGGGGGGACACGATCGAGATCATCCCCATGTACGAGGAGCTGGCAATCCGCATCGAGATGTTCGGTGACGAGATCGAGTCCCTGGCCACCCTGCACCCTGTGACGGGGGACGTTATCGCCTCCACCGACCAGGTCTTCGTGTTCCCGGCCTCGCACTACGTGGCTGGTCCGGAGCGCCTGGAGAAGGCGATCGACGGCATCCAGACGGAGCTGGCCGCCCGGCTGCGGGAGCTGGAGGGCTCCGGCAGGCTGCTGGAGGCGCAGCGTCTGCGTATGCGCACCACCTACGACCTGGAGATGCTCCAGCAGATCGGCAGCTGCGCGGGGGTGGAGAACTACTCCCTGCACATTGACGGACGTGAGCGGGGCACGCCACCGAACACGCTGCTGGACTACTTCCCGGAGGACTTCCTGCTGGTCATCGACGAATCCCACGTGACCGTTCCCCAGATCGGGGCCATGTACGAGGGGGACGCCTCCCGCAAGCGCACCCTGGTGGAGCACGGCTTCCGGCTGCCCAGCGCCCTGGACAACCGGCCCCTGACCTTCACGGAGTTCGAGGAGCGCGTGGGGCAGACCGTCTACCTGTCGGCCACCCCGGGGGACTACGAGACGCAGCGTTCGGACGGCGTCGTCGAGCAGATCATCCGCCCCACCGGCCTGGTGGACCCCCGGATCGTCGTCAAGCCGACCCAGGGGCAGATCGACGACCTGCTGGAGGAGGTGCGCCAGCGGGTGGACAAGGACGAGCGGGTGCTGGTGACCACCCTGACCAAGCGCATGGCTGAGGACCTGACCACCTACCTGGCGGAGCGGGGCGTGCGCGTGGAGTACCTGCACTCTGACGTGGACACCCTGCGCCGGGTGGAGCTGCTGCGCGAGCTCCGGCTGGGGCGCTTCGACGTGCTGGTGGGCATCAACCTGCTGCGGGAGGGCCTGGACCTGCCGGAGGTCTCGCTGGTGTCGATCCTGGACGCCGACAAGGAGGGCTTCCTGCGCTCCACCCGCTCCCTGATCCAGACCATCGGCCGGGCCGCCCGCAACGTCTCGGGCGAGGTGCACATGTACGCGGACAAGCAGACCCCGGCCATGCGGGAGGCGATCGAGGAGACGGAACGACGACGGGCCAAGCAGCTGGCCTACAACGCCGAGCACGGGATCGACCCCCAGCCCCTGCGCAAGAAGATCGCGGACGTCACGGACATGCTGGCCCGCGAGGACGTCGACACCGCAGAGCTGCTGGGCACCGGCTACCGGGGCCACGAGGACACCCGGGTGCGCGCAGGGCGCAGGAAGGCCGCTCAGGCGACGGCGCGTGAGCGCCTGGCTGGCGCTGCCCAGGCCGACCTGGCGGCACTGCTGGAGGAGCTGACCGCGCAGATGCACGCGGCGGCGGAGGACCTGCACTTTGAGCTAGCCGCCCGCCTGCGCGACGAGATCCAGGACCTGAAGAAGGAGCTGCGGGCCATGCGCGCCGCCGACTGA
- the coaE gene encoding dephospho-CoA kinase — translation MSSSVLRHRARNVMEAAQQQRALLVGLTGGIGSGKTTVARMLADKGALVVDADVVARQVLEPGQPALEEVRQAFGTQVLQEDGTLDRHALAQLVFADTAARSRLESITLPRVAQEAWRRLAQARPGQVAVYDVPLLVEKQMQSQFDLVVVVEAGKEQRLQRLAARGLSREDSLARMASQASDAQRRAASDVVLRNSAGLERLGEQVERLWRQLTVTDGEAVVQRAAKPM, via the coding sequence ATGAGCAGCAGCGTCCTCAGGCACCGGGCCCGTAACGTCATGGAGGCCGCGCAGCAGCAACGAGCCCTTCTGGTCGGGCTGACCGGCGGAATCGGCTCCGGCAAGACCACTGTGGCCCGGATGCTGGCAGACAAGGGCGCGTTGGTGGTGGACGCCGACGTCGTCGCCCGTCAGGTGCTGGAGCCCGGACAGCCAGCCCTGGAGGAGGTACGGCAGGCATTCGGGACGCAGGTGCTCCAGGAGGACGGCACGCTTGACCGCCACGCCCTGGCCCAGCTGGTGTTCGCTGACACGGCGGCCCGGAGCAGGCTGGAGTCGATCACCCTGCCGCGCGTCGCCCAGGAGGCCTGGCGTCGGCTGGCTCAGGCCCGCCCGGGCCAGGTGGCGGTCTACGACGTCCCGCTGCTGGTGGAGAAGCAGATGCAGTCGCAGTTCGACCTGGTGGTGGTGGTTGAGGCCGGAAAGGAGCAGCGGCTGCAGCGGCTAGCCGCCCGGGGCCTGAGCCGGGAGGACTCCCTGGCACGCATGGCCAGCCAGGCCAGCGACGCCCAGCGGCGGGCGGCCAGTGACGTGGTGCTGCGAAACTCGGCTGGGCTGGAGCGGCTGGGTGAGCAGGTGGAGCGCCTGTGGCGGCAGCTGACTGTGACAGACGGCGAGGCAGTCGTACAACGGGCAGCCAAGCCCATGTGA
- the rpsA gene encoding 30S ribosomal protein S1, translated as MTTTTPSTPSIDPVAVNDIGSPEEILAAVDETIKYFDDGDIVEGTVVKVDHDEVLLDIGYKTEGVILARELSIKHDVDPDEIVSLGDEIEALVLQKEDKEGRLLLSKKRAQYERAWGTIERVKEEDGVVTGAVIEVVKGGLILDIGLRGFLPASLVEMRRVRDLQPYVGRELEAKIIELDKNRNNVVLSRRAFLEQTQSEVRTNFLQTLQKGQVRSGVVSSIVNFGAFVDLGGVDGLVHVSELSWKHIDHPSEVVEVGQEVTVEVLDVDFDRERVSLSLKATQEDPWQAFARTHAIGQVVPGKVTKLVPFGAFVRVEDGIEGLVHISELAQRHVEVPEQVAKVGDEVFVKVIDIDLERRRISLSLKQANEGVDPASEDFDPSLYGMAAEYDEQGNYKYPEGFDPETNEWLEGFEAQREAWEAEYAAAHARWEAHKAQVAKALEEDVETGEPAAAPQTSYSSAAPEASGTLASDEALAALREKLTGN; from the coding sequence ATGACCACCACCACGCCCAGCACGCCGAGCATCGACCCGGTAGCCGTAAACGACATCGGCTCTCCCGAGGAGATCCTCGCGGCCGTCGACGAGACCATCAAGTACTTCGATGATGGTGACATCGTCGAGGGCACCGTCGTAAAGGTCGACCACGATGAGGTCCTCCTCGACATCGGCTACAAGACCGAGGGCGTGATCCTCGCTCGTGAGCTGTCCATCAAGCACGACGTCGACCCGGACGAGATCGTCTCCCTCGGTGACGAGATCGAGGCCCTTGTCCTCCAGAAGGAGGACAAGGAGGGCCGCCTGCTCCTGAGCAAGAAGCGGGCTCAGTACGAGCGCGCCTGGGGCACCATCGAGCGTGTCAAGGAGGAGGACGGCGTCGTCACCGGCGCGGTCATCGAGGTCGTCAAGGGCGGCCTCATCCTGGACATCGGCCTGCGCGGCTTCCTGCCCGCCTCCCTGGTGGAGATGCGCCGCGTGCGCGACCTGCAGCCCTACGTGGGCCGCGAGCTCGAGGCCAAGATCATCGAGCTGGACAAGAACCGCAACAACGTGGTCCTGTCCCGCCGCGCCTTCCTGGAGCAGACCCAGTCCGAGGTCCGCACCAACTTCCTGCAGACCCTGCAGAAGGGCCAGGTGCGCTCCGGTGTGGTGTCCTCCATCGTCAACTTCGGTGCCTTCGTGGACCTGGGTGGCGTGGACGGCCTGGTGCACGTCTCCGAGTTGTCCTGGAAGCACATCGACCACCCCTCCGAGGTCGTCGAGGTGGGCCAGGAGGTCACCGTCGAGGTGCTCGACGTGGACTTCGACCGCGAGCGTGTCTCCCTGTCGCTCAAGGCGACCCAGGAGGACCCGTGGCAGGCCTTCGCCCGCACCCACGCCATCGGCCAGGTCGTGCCCGGCAAGGTCACCAAGCTGGTCCCCTTCGGTGCCTTCGTCCGCGTGGAGGACGGCATCGAGGGCCTGGTGCACATCTCCGAGCTGGCCCAGCGCCACGTGGAGGTGCCCGAGCAGGTCGCCAAGGTCGGCGACGAGGTCTTCGTCAAGGTCATCGACATCGACCTGGAGCGTCGTCGTATCTCCCTGTCCCTCAAGCAGGCCAACGAGGGCGTGGACCCGGCCTCCGAGGACTTCGACCCCTCCCTGTACGGTATGGCGGCCGAGTACGACGAGCAGGGCAACTACAAGTACCCCGAGGGCTTCGACCCGGAGACCAACGAGTGGCTGGAGGGCTTCGAGGCCCAGCGCGAGGCCTGGGAGGCGGAGTACGCCGCTGCCCACGCCCGCTGGGAAGCCCACAAGGCCCAGGTCGCCAAGGCCCTGGAGGAGGACGTCGAGACCGGCGAGCCCGCTGCGGCCCCGCAGACCTCCTACTCCTCCGCGGCTCCCGAGGCATCCGGCACCCTCGCCTCCGACGAGGCGCTTGCCGCCCTGCGCGAGAAGCTGACCGGCAACTGA
- the polA gene encoding DNA polymerase I, whose protein sequence is MSQTSTSPETAPNSDDAQEPRRLLLIDGHSMAFRAFYALPVESFTTSNGQATNAVHGFTSMFLSLLDSESPTHVAVAFDLPGGTFRTEEYPEYKGTRDETPEPFVGQVELIQDVLEAMGVRTVTASGYEADDVLATLARSAQAEGMEVLLCSGDRDTFQLVTDGCTVLYPVKGVSTLRRMTPAEVEARYGVTPERYPHLAALVGESSDNLPGVPGVGPKTAAKWIAQYDGLDGVLASAPSIKGKAGENLRAHLEEVRRNRRLNALVSDLDLGIDPAADLASGGADRQRLQEVFERLEFRTLAERAGRVLSFTDLADHAQDAGADEDLGAQLAALTVTVLGAGTAAGSLRGWLQERLGWQGPGSGPRLLGLETLGPAHPGAADTTLLALSDGSQALVLDPSDLSPQDDAALAELLAAPTPEKVVTDAKAAWHRLRGRGWDLDLSGFDPALAGYLCRPEQRKYDVVTLAQRWLGVDLESLEAQGGTAQAGQQAAFDLDSLEEAVSGEQLACARRAAVQSALRQALRQEMDRRAAQDLFPLETQVAAVLVQMEDAGIAVDEQVLALRETELDARVNHAQEEAFKAAGHELNLSSPKQLQTVLFEELQMPRTRRTKTGYTTDAGALTALFARTGHPFLEHLLEHRDAIKLRQTVEGLRKAVLPDGRVHTTFQQTVAATGRLSSTDPNLQNIPARTEEGMRIREAFTTGAGYECLMTADYSQIEMRIMAHLSGDEALIGAFNSGEDLHRYVAALVHEIDVEHVTAEQRSHIKAMSYGLVYGLSAYGLSKQLGISTAEATSLQERYFERFGRVKGYLDAVVEQARADGFTQTMLGRRRYLPELGSDNRQLRETAERAALNAPVQGSAADIMKVAMVRVRDALRQAAPGSRLLLQIHDELMVEVAPGEAAAVETVLREQMGGAVQLSVPLEVSVGRGHSWREAAH, encoded by the coding sequence GTGAGCCAGACGAGTACCAGCCCGGAGACCGCCCCCAACAGCGACGACGCCCAGGAGCCGCGCCGGCTGCTGCTCATCGACGGCCACTCCATGGCCTTCCGCGCCTTCTACGCCCTGCCCGTGGAGAGCTTCACCACCTCCAACGGCCAGGCCACCAACGCGGTGCACGGCTTCACCTCCATGTTCCTGTCCCTGCTGGACAGCGAGTCCCCCACCCACGTGGCCGTGGCCTTCGACCTGCCCGGTGGCACCTTCCGCACTGAGGAGTACCCCGAGTACAAGGGCACCCGGGACGAGACCCCCGAGCCCTTCGTGGGGCAGGTGGAGCTGATCCAGGACGTGCTGGAGGCCATGGGGGTGCGCACGGTCACGGCCAGCGGCTACGAGGCCGACGACGTCCTGGCCACCCTGGCACGCTCCGCGCAGGCGGAGGGCATGGAGGTCCTGCTCTGCTCCGGGGACCGCGACACCTTCCAGCTGGTCACCGACGGCTGCACCGTCCTGTACCCGGTCAAGGGTGTCTCCACCCTGCGCCGCATGACCCCGGCGGAGGTGGAGGCGCGCTACGGCGTCACCCCAGAGCGCTACCCGCACCTGGCGGCCTTGGTGGGGGAGAGCAGCGACAACCTGCCGGGCGTGCCCGGGGTCGGACCCAAGACCGCGGCCAAGTGGATCGCCCAGTACGACGGGCTGGACGGCGTGCTGGCCAGCGCCCCGAGCATCAAGGGCAAGGCGGGGGAGAACCTGCGCGCCCACCTGGAGGAGGTGCGCCGCAACCGGCGCCTGAACGCCCTGGTCAGCGACCTGGACCTGGGCATCGACCCGGCAGCCGACCTGGCCTCCGGGGGCGCTGACCGCCAGCGCCTCCAGGAGGTCTTTGAGCGCCTGGAGTTCCGCACCCTGGCGGAGCGGGCGGGCCGGGTCCTGAGCTTCACGGACCTGGCCGACCACGCCCAGGACGCCGGGGCGGACGAGGACCTGGGTGCCCAGCTGGCCGCTCTCACGGTCACCGTGCTGGGGGCGGGGACCGCGGCAGGCTCCCTGCGCGGCTGGTTGCAGGAGCGGCTGGGCTGGCAGGGCCCTGGCAGCGGCCCCCGGCTGCTGGGCCTGGAGACCCTGGGACCAGCCCACCCCGGGGCGGCCGACACCACGCTGCTGGCCCTCAGCGACGGCTCCCAGGCGCTCGTGCTGGACCCCAGTGACCTGTCCCCGCAGGACGACGCCGCCCTGGCGGAGCTGCTAGCAGCCCCCACCCCGGAGAAGGTGGTCACTGACGCCAAGGCCGCCTGGCACCGGCTGCGCGGGCGCGGCTGGGACCTGGACCTCAGTGGCTTTGACCCCGCCCTGGCCGGGTACCTGTGCCGCCCCGAGCAGCGCAAGTACGACGTCGTCACCCTGGCGCAGCGCTGGCTGGGTGTGGACCTGGAGTCCCTGGAGGCTCAGGGGGGCACGGCCCAGGCCGGGCAGCAGGCGGCCTTCGACCTGGACTCCTTGGAGGAGGCCGTATCCGGGGAGCAGCTGGCCTGCGCCCGCCGCGCCGCCGTGCAGTCGGCACTGCGGCAGGCCCTGCGCCAGGAGATGGACCGCCGGGCGGCCCAGGACCTCTTCCCCCTGGAGACGCAGGTGGCCGCCGTGCTCGTGCAGATGGAGGACGCGGGCATCGCCGTCGACGAGCAGGTGCTGGCCCTGCGGGAGACGGAGCTGGACGCGCGGGTCAACCACGCCCAGGAGGAGGCCTTCAAGGCGGCCGGGCACGAGCTGAACCTCTCCAGCCCCAAGCAGCTGCAGACGGTCCTGTTCGAGGAGCTGCAGATGCCGCGCACCCGCAGGACCAAGACCGGCTACACCACGGACGCCGGGGCGCTGACCGCCCTGTTCGCCAGGACGGGCCACCCCTTCCTGGAGCACCTGCTGGAGCACCGCGACGCCATCAAGCTGCGCCAGACCGTGGAGGGGCTGCGCAAGGCGGTTCTCCCCGACGGGCGCGTGCACACCACCTTCCAGCAGACCGTGGCCGCCACCGGCCGCCTGTCCTCCACCGACCCGAACCTGCAGAACATCCCGGCGCGCACTGAGGAGGGCATGCGGATCCGGGAGGCCTTCACCACCGGCGCGGGCTACGAGTGCCTGATGACCGCCGACTACTCGCAGATCGAGATGCGCATCATGGCGCACCTGTCCGGGGACGAGGCACTGATCGGGGCCTTCAACTCCGGGGAGGACCTGCACCGCTACGTGGCCGCCCTGGTCCACGAGATCGACGTCGAGCATGTCACCGCCGAGCAGCGCAGCCACATCAAGGCCATGAGCTACGGCCTGGTCTACGGCCTGTCCGCCTACGGCCTGTCCAAGCAGCTGGGCATCTCGACGGCGGAGGCCACCTCCCTGCAGGAGCGGTACTTCGAGCGCTTCGGGCGGGTCAAGGGCTACCTGGACGCGGTGGTCGAGCAGGCCCGGGCGGACGGCTTCACCCAGACGATGCTGGGACGGCGCCGCTACCTGCCGGAGCTGGGCTCCGACAACCGTCAGCTGCGGGAGACGGCGGAGCGGGCCGCCCTGAACGCCCCGGTCCAGGGCAGTGCGGCCGACATCATGAAGGTGGCCATGGTCCGGGTGCGTGACGCCCTGCGGCAGGCCGCCCCGGGCAGCCGCCTGCTGCTGCAGATCCACGACGAGCTCATGGTGGAGGTGGCCCCGGGTGAGGCCGCGGCGGTGGAGACGGTGCTGCGGGAGCAGATGGGCGGGGCGGTGCAGCTGTCGGTGCCCCTGGAGGTGTCCGTGGGACGGGGGCACAGCTGGCGGGAGGCTGCGCACTGA